In Mastacembelus armatus chromosome 22, fMasArm1.2, whole genome shotgun sequence, a genomic segment contains:
- the ccdc170 gene encoding coiled-coil domain-containing protein 170, whose product MTVDVLSFSTSAGQAWYSLCLVLPGYLFKTERSISCTSTPCAAPLIMEVMENSDEMDQSNEKERLKLRIAVLEESVKSCEVECKASRETVLRLVAELDRERRKAASSAVALDSLKEELDGLVVGRRSVEVETQTLTERLEASKRVIEAARRESGCLEKQVKELEKKLQTSQEETRAADEKLQIFLKKVSGLLQVKCEDVVLPREEDIMQKLDKTMTKMEASLCHVSKELSEQAELQHSTLQRAHLAEQQVQDLRERLQSLETELLTADMHGDRLRQSKQHYEEFLEQLSETMKVDSIAVEIGFDMRLKLILSRAEQLVKQEGTALVESKSLTYSLQRKLKSHKDQLDSKGLHIQFLRKKVTELEEEKRTALALERDNGYVEARKLKKKLERLQSELKATRMSNTELKAQLSHTNELKLKVMEQSQTVQEQEKRLDQLMKGKVKVEKKLSTVSSDLENQEKKSREDQQQLNTLRHSVAQLSERERELVDFRMVVSQMLGLNATTLAVPNHEIIKLLETLVHTHHHHHLHHHMNMPWHCPTHQRAHLPQIQDFHDSSTLDVSTSRSAFREDAAAL is encoded by the exons ATGACAGTCG ATGTTCTCAGCTTCAGCACCTCTGCTGGTCAAGCCTGGTATAGCCTGTGTTTGGTGTTGCCAGGATacttatttaaaacagaaagaagcatCTCCTGCACATCTACTCCCTGTGCAGCACCTCTAATTATGGAAGTTATGGAAAACTCTGATGAG ATGGACCAATCCAATGAGAAGGAAAGGCTGAAGCTGAGAATTGCTGTTCTGGAGGAGAGTGTGAAGTCCTGTGAGGTGGAGTGTAAAGCCAGCAGAGAGACTGTGCTGAGGCTGGTGGCAGAGTTGGACCGAGAGAGAAGGAAAGCTGCCAGTAGTGCAGTAGCACTCGACTCACTAAAAGAG gaGTTAGACGGTCTGGTGGTTGGAAGGCGGAGTGTTGAAGTAGAGACACAGACCTTAACAGAAAGACTTGAAGCCAGTAAGAGAGTGATAGAGGCAGCCAGGCGAGAGTCAGGCTGTTTGGAGAAACAAGTGAAGGAGCttgaaaaaaagctgcaaaccAGCCAAGAAGAGACTCGAGCGGCAGACGAGAAACTTCAAATATTCCTGAAAAAAGTGTCCGGCCTACTGCAGGTGAAGTGTGAAGATGTCGTCCTGCCCAGAGAGGAAGATATTATGCAGAAACTGGATAAG ACCATGACGAAGATGGAGGCCAGTCTGTGTCATGTCTCCAAGGAGCTCAGTGAGCAGGCTGAACTCCAGCACAGCACACTGCAGAGGGCTCATCTTGCAGAGCAGCAAGTCCAGGACCTGAGGGAGAGACTACAAAGTCTGGAGACTGAGCTGCTGACAGCGGACATGCATGGTGACAGGCTGCGACAGAGCAAACAGCAC tatGAGGAGTTCCTGGAGCAGCTGTCAGAGACAATGAAGGTTGACAGTATTGCTGTGGAAATAGGCTTCGATATGAGGCTAAAACTAATCCTGTCTCGTGCAGAACAACTTGTCAAACAAGAAGGAACTGCTCTGGTCGAGAGCAAAAGTCTGACCTACAGTCTACAGCGAAAG TTAAAGTCACATAAGGACCAGCTAGACAGCAAAGGACTCCACATCCAGTTTCTGAGGAAGAAGGTtacagagctggaggaggagaagaggacaGCGTTGGCTCTGGAAAGAGACAACGGTTATGTGGAAGCCAGGAAGCTGAAGAAAAAACTGGAGCGTCTGCAAAGCGAGCTAAAGGCCACAAGGATGTCCAACACTGAGCTCAAAGCCCAGCTCTCTCACACTAATGAGCTCAAG TTAAAAGTGATGGAACAGAGTCAGACCGTGCAGGAGCAGGAAAAGAGGCTGGATCAGCTGATGAAGGGGAAGGTGAAGGTGGAGAAGAAGCTGAGCACAGTGAGTTCAGACCTAGAGAACCAGGAaaagaagagcagagaggaccagcagcagctcaacaCCCTCAGACACAGCGTGGCTCAGCTGTCTGAGAGGGAGCGGGAG CTGGTGGATTTCCGGATGGTTGTTTCCCAGATGCTCGGTCTGAATGCCACAACCCTGGCTGTCCCAAATCATGAAATCATCAAATTACTGGAGACCCTTGTTCACactcatcaccatcaccaccttcATCACCACATGAACATGCCTTGGCACTGTCCTACTCACCAGAGGGCTCACCTGCCTCAAATCCAGGACTTTCATGACAGCTCCACACTGGATGTCTCTACCTCCAGGTCAGCTTTCAGGGAGGATGCAGCTGCCCTTTAA
- the rmnd1 gene encoding required for meiotic nuclear division protein 1 homolog isoform X2 encodes MLSKYRSGQKCFYTSDLVKSVLKSSLKPATVPGKRAPKGPRTKQPSRTNQPSLYEDQDMMQCIAFATADQYHLPTLSHDLINYGFHEIDLPRDASNVLVISTDMAAKPEDNAVMFFFREGSVVFWNVEEKTMKKVLKLLEHHEIQPYEVALVHWENEEINYTVGQGNTKLERGNFILSDEVDQHEAVLEKFAFSNALCLSVKLAIWEVALDNFVESIQSIPETLKSGRRVKLSAAEVMQKIGELFTLRHCINLRSDLLLTPDFYWDRENLEKLYDKTCQFLSINRRVNVVNEKLEHCTQLTDLMRSHLSEKHSLRLEWMIVILITIEVMFELAKMIF; translated from the exons ATGCTGAGTAAATATAGAAGTGGACAGAAGTGTTTTTATACTTCAGACCTTGTAAAGTCAGTGTTAAAATCCAGTTTAAAACCAGCCACCGTGCCTGGAAAAAGGGCTCCCAAAGGACCAAGAACTAAACAGCCTTCAAGAACCAATCAGCCTTCCTTATATGAAGACCAG GACATGATGCAATGTATTGCCTTTGCAACAGCAGATCAATATCATTTACCAACACTTTCCCACGACTTGATAAACTACGGTTTCCATGAGATAGATTTACCAAGAG ATGCCTCAAATGTGCTGGTGATAAGCACAGACATGGCTGCAAAACCAGAGGACAATGCTGTAATGTTCTTCTTCAG GGAAGGCTCAGTGGTTTTCTGGAATGTTGAAGAAAAAACG atgaaaaaggttttaaaacTACTGGAACATCATGAGATCCAGCCTTATGAAGTAGCATTAGTCCACTGGGAAAATGAAGAGATAAACTACACTGTTGGACA GGGAAATACAAAGCTTGAACGTGGCAACTTTATTCTGAGTGACGAAGTGGATCAACATGAAGCTGTTCTGGAgaaatttgcattttcaaatgcactctgtttgtcag TGAAGCTGGCGATATGGGAGGTGGCATTAGACAACTTTGTAGAGTCGATTCAATCAATTCCTGAG ACACTAAAGTCTGGCAGAAGAGTTAAGTTGTCTGCTGCAGAGGTTATGCAGAAAATAGGAGAACTTTTCACATTAAG ACACTGTATAAACCTGAGGTCTGACCTTCTCCTGACACCTGATTTCTACTGGGACCGAGAAAATTTGGAAAAACTTTATGACAAGACCTGCCAGTTCCTCAGCATCAACCGCAGGGTTAAT gtcGTGAATGAGAAGCTGGAACACTGCACACAGTTGACAGACCTGATGAGGAGCCACCTGAGTGAGAAGCACAGCTTGAGGTTAGAGTGGATGATAGTCATCCTCATTACTATTGAG GTTATGTTTGAGCTTGCAAAAATGATCTTCTGA
- the rmnd1 gene encoding required for meiotic nuclear division protein 1 homolog isoform X3: MMQCIAFATADQYHLPTLSHDLINYGFHEIDLPRDASNVLVISTDMAAKPEDNAVMFFFREGSVVFWNVEEKTMKKVLKLLEHHEIQPYEVALVHWENEEINYTVGQGNTKLERGNFILSDEVDQHEAVLEKFAFSNALCLSVKLAIWEVALDNFVESIQSIPETLKSGRRVKLSAAEVMQKIGELFTLRHCINLRSDLLLTPDFYWDRENLEKLYDKTCQFLSINRRVNVVNEKLEHCTQLTDLMRSHLSEKHSLRLEWMIVILITIEVMFELAKMIF, from the exons ATGATGCAATGTATTGCCTTTGCAACAGCAGATCAATATCATTTACCAACACTTTCCCACGACTTGATAAACTACGGTTTCCATGAGATAGATTTACCAAGAG ATGCCTCAAATGTGCTGGTGATAAGCACAGACATGGCTGCAAAACCAGAGGACAATGCTGTAATGTTCTTCTTCAG GGAAGGCTCAGTGGTTTTCTGGAATGTTGAAGAAAAAACG atgaaaaaggttttaaaacTACTGGAACATCATGAGATCCAGCCTTATGAAGTAGCATTAGTCCACTGGGAAAATGAAGAGATAAACTACACTGTTGGACA GGGAAATACAAAGCTTGAACGTGGCAACTTTATTCTGAGTGACGAAGTGGATCAACATGAAGCTGTTCTGGAgaaatttgcattttcaaatgcactctgtttgtcag TGAAGCTGGCGATATGGGAGGTGGCATTAGACAACTTTGTAGAGTCGATTCAATCAATTCCTGAG ACACTAAAGTCTGGCAGAAGAGTTAAGTTGTCTGCTGCAGAGGTTATGCAGAAAATAGGAGAACTTTTCACATTAAG ACACTGTATAAACCTGAGGTCTGACCTTCTCCTGACACCTGATTTCTACTGGGACCGAGAAAATTTGGAAAAACTTTATGACAAGACCTGCCAGTTCCTCAGCATCAACCGCAGGGTTAAT gtcGTGAATGAGAAGCTGGAACACTGCACACAGTTGACAGACCTGATGAGGAGCCACCTGAGTGAGAAGCACAGCTTGAGGTTAGAGTGGATGATAGTCATCCTCATTACTATTGAG GTTATGTTTGAGCTTGCAAAAATGATCTTCTGA
- the rmnd1 gene encoding required for meiotic nuclear division protein 1 homolog isoform X1 gives MFLRTLWSRLGAQWPVERKVCTCVSGSLSNSVQPQSYKSKPRTLSLSAWCGPRTSYLKTQIHIRCVLPALGGFKSHNNTFLTDPGMLSKYRSGQKCFYTSDLVKSVLKSSLKPATVPGKRAPKGPRTKQPSRTNQPSLYEDQDMMQCIAFATADQYHLPTLSHDLINYGFHEIDLPRDASNVLVISTDMAAKPEDNAVMFFFREGSVVFWNVEEKTMKKVLKLLEHHEIQPYEVALVHWENEEINYTVGQGNTKLERGNFILSDEVDQHEAVLEKFAFSNALCLSVKLAIWEVALDNFVESIQSIPETLKSGRRVKLSAAEVMQKIGELFTLRHCINLRSDLLLTPDFYWDRENLEKLYDKTCQFLSINRRVNVVNEKLEHCTQLTDLMRSHLSEKHSLRLEWMIVILITIEVMFELAKMIF, from the exons ATGTTTCTCCGGACTTTGTGGTCCAGGCTGGGAGCTCAGTGGCCTGTGGAGAGGAAAGTCTGCACATGTGTCTCAGGCAGTCTCTCCAACTCTGTGCAACCACAAAGTTACAAATCCAAACCCAGGACACTCTCGCTCTCAGCCTGGTGTGGTCCAAGGACCTCTTATTTAAAAACCCAGATACATATAAGATGTGTTCTTCCTGCTTTAGGTGGGTTTAAAAGTCATAACAACACTTTCCTGACCGATCCTGGGATGCTGAGTAAATATAGAAGTGGACAGAAGTGTTTTTATACTTCAGACCTTGTAAAGTCAGTGTTAAAATCCAGTTTAAAACCAGCCACCGTGCCTGGAAAAAGGGCTCCCAAAGGACCAAGAACTAAACAGCCTTCAAGAACCAATCAGCCTTCCTTATATGAAGACCAG GACATGATGCAATGTATTGCCTTTGCAACAGCAGATCAATATCATTTACCAACACTTTCCCACGACTTGATAAACTACGGTTTCCATGAGATAGATTTACCAAGAG ATGCCTCAAATGTGCTGGTGATAAGCACAGACATGGCTGCAAAACCAGAGGACAATGCTGTAATGTTCTTCTTCAG GGAAGGCTCAGTGGTTTTCTGGAATGTTGAAGAAAAAACG atgaaaaaggttttaaaacTACTGGAACATCATGAGATCCAGCCTTATGAAGTAGCATTAGTCCACTGGGAAAATGAAGAGATAAACTACACTGTTGGACA GGGAAATACAAAGCTTGAACGTGGCAACTTTATTCTGAGTGACGAAGTGGATCAACATGAAGCTGTTCTGGAgaaatttgcattttcaaatgcactctgtttgtcag TGAAGCTGGCGATATGGGAGGTGGCATTAGACAACTTTGTAGAGTCGATTCAATCAATTCCTGAG ACACTAAAGTCTGGCAGAAGAGTTAAGTTGTCTGCTGCAGAGGTTATGCAGAAAATAGGAGAACTTTTCACATTAAG ACACTGTATAAACCTGAGGTCTGACCTTCTCCTGACACCTGATTTCTACTGGGACCGAGAAAATTTGGAAAAACTTTATGACAAGACCTGCCAGTTCCTCAGCATCAACCGCAGGGTTAAT gtcGTGAATGAGAAGCTGGAACACTGCACACAGTTGACAGACCTGATGAGGAGCCACCTGAGTGAGAAGCACAGCTTGAGGTTAGAGTGGATGATAGTCATCCTCATTACTATTGAG GTTATGTTTGAGCTTGCAAAAATGATCTTCTGA